The Paracoccus sp. MA genome contains a region encoding:
- the glpD gene encoding glycerol-3-phosphate dehydrogenase encodes MSAPARPEADLFIIGGGINGCGIARDAAGRGLSVTLAEMGDLAQATSSASTKLFHGGLRYLEFFEFRLVREALEERETLLVAMPHISWPMRFVLPYSPQMRFESDTPTSRLLSFAMPWLRGRRPAWLIRLGLFLYDNLGGRRILPGTRRLDLSRDPLAAPLKPGFRLGWEYSDCWVQDSRLVVLNARDAQARGAAILTRTRVTHAERAGGLWRITTEGPEGVRIHHARALVNAGGPWVEAVIRNVAHIQSSEGVRLVRGSHIVVPRLYDHDRCYFFQGEDGRIIFSIPFEEDFTLIGTTDMDHQGPPGEARCSDAERDYLCAFASQYFAKAVTPDQVVWTYSGVRPLYNDGAKSATAATRDYVLSLDEGGAPLLNVFGGKITTYRRLAESALAKLAPFFPQAGGDWTARVPLPGGDFPVDGAEDLVAQLQASYPFLSPRLARRLMRTYGTEAFLLLNGAESMAALGRDFGAGLTETEVNWLIRNEFAQSAQDILWRRTKLGLHMNEEQRRELEAFVDKRHAAHPAAE; translated from the coding sequence GTGTCAGCACCAGCGCGGCCCGAGGCCGACCTTTTCATCATCGGCGGCGGAATCAACGGCTGCGGCATCGCGCGCGACGCGGCCGGGCGCGGGCTTTCGGTCACCCTGGCCGAGATGGGCGATCTGGCGCAGGCGACCTCTTCGGCCTCGACCAAGCTGTTCCACGGCGGGCTGCGCTATCTGGAGTTCTTCGAGTTCCGGCTGGTGCGCGAGGCGCTGGAGGAACGCGAGACGCTGCTGGTCGCCATGCCGCATATCTCATGGCCGATGCGCTTCGTGCTGCCCTATTCGCCGCAGATGCGGTTCGAAAGCGACACGCCCACCTCGCGGCTCTTGTCCTTCGCCATGCCCTGGCTGCGGGGCCGCCGGCCGGCCTGGCTGATCCGGCTGGGGTTGTTCCTTTACGACAATCTGGGCGGGCGCAGGATTCTGCCGGGCACCAGGCGGCTGGACCTGTCCCGCGACCCGCTGGCCGCGCCGCTGAAGCCGGGCTTCCGGCTCGGCTGGGAATATTCCGACTGCTGGGTGCAGGATTCCCGGCTGGTGGTGCTGAATGCCCGCGATGCGCAGGCGCGCGGCGCCGCGATCCTGACCCGCACCCGCGTCACCCATGCCGAGCGGGCGGGCGGGCTGTGGCGCATCACCACCGAGGGGCCGGAGGGCGTGCGCATCCACCACGCCCGCGCGCTGGTCAATGCCGGCGGGCCTTGGGTCGAGGCGGTGATCCGCAACGTCGCGCATATCCAGTCCTCGGAAGGGGTGCGGCTGGTGCGTGGCAGCCATATCGTCGTGCCGCGGCTTTACGATCACGACCGCTGCTATTTCTTCCAGGGCGAGGACGGGCGGATCATCTTCTCCATCCCCTTCGAGGAGGATTTCACCCTGATCGGCACCACCGACATGGACCATCAGGGCCCGCCGGGCGAGGCGCGCTGCTCGGATGCCGAGCGCGATTATCTCTGCGCCTTCGCCAGCCAGTATTTCGCCAAGGCGGTGACGCCCGACCAGGTGGTCTGGACCTATTCCGGGGTGCGGCCGCTTTATAATGACGGGGCCAAATCGGCCACGGCGGCGACGCGGGACTATGTGCTCAGCCTCGATGAGGGCGGTGCGCCGCTGCTCAACGTGTTCGGCGGCAAGATCACCACCTATCGGCGGCTGGCGGAAAGCGCGCTGGCCAAGCTCGCGCCCTTCTTTCCGCAGGCCGGCGGCGACTGGACGGCGCGGGTGCCGCTGCCGGGCGGCGATTTTCCGGTGGACGGGGCCGAGGATCTGGTCGCGCAGCTGCAGGCCAGCTATCCGTTCCTGTCGCCGCGGCTTGCCCGCCGGCTGATGCGCACCTACGGCACCGAGGCCTTCCTGCTGCTGAACGGCGCCGAAAGCATGGCGGCGTTGGGTCGCGACTTCGGCGCCGGGCTGACCGAGACCGAGGTGAACTGGCTGATCCGCAACGAATTCGCCCAGAGCGCCCAGGACATCCTGTGGCGGCGCACCAAGCTGGGCCTGCACATGAACGAGGAACAGCGCCGCGAACTGGAGGCGTTCGTGGACAAGCGGCATGCCGCCCATCCGGCGGCGGAATAG
- a CDS encoding ABC transporter ATP-binding protein, protein MLELQGVSRSVGGRVHIHPTSLTLQRGTMNVLLGPTLSGKTSLMRLMAGLDQPSTGRILWNGQDVTGQRVQDRGVAMVYQQFINYPGLSVYENIASPLRILGRPRNEIDRKVRETAEMLRLTPMLARKPLELSGGQQQRCALARALVKGAGLVLLDEPLANLDYKLREELRVEIPRIFEASGAIFVYATTEPEEALLLGGQTATLWQGRVTQFGPTPAVYRQPVDATTARVFSDPPMNFVGARKQGDAVSFGESALASGSFADLADGAYLAGFRANHLSLTRHGPAAVEFACTLVGTEITGSETFVHVEHGADRWVGLVEGVHLLTAGQPLSVWLDPAHVYLFDASERLAAPAAYARAA, encoded by the coding sequence TTGCTGGAATTGCAGGGCGTGTCCCGGTCGGTCGGGGGAAGGGTGCATATCCATCCCACCAGCCTGACCTTGCAAAGGGGCACCATGAACGTGCTGCTGGGGCCGACGCTGTCCGGCAAGACCAGCCTGATGCGGCTGATGGCGGGGCTGGACCAGCCTTCGACCGGCCGCATCCTCTGGAACGGGCAGGACGTGACCGGGCAACGGGTGCAGGACCGCGGCGTCGCCATGGTCTACCAGCAGTTCATCAACTATCCCGGCCTTTCGGTCTATGAGAACATCGCCTCGCCGCTGCGCATCCTGGGCCGGCCGCGGAACGAGATCGACCGCAAGGTGCGCGAGACCGCCGAGATGCTGCGCCTGACGCCCATGCTGGCCCGCAAGCCGCTGGAACTGTCGGGCGGCCAGCAGCAGCGCTGCGCGCTGGCGCGCGCGCTGGTCAAGGGCGCCGGGCTGGTGCTGCTGGACGAGCCGCTGGCGAATCTCGACTACAAGCTGCGCGAGGAATTGCGGGTCGAGATCCCGCGCATCTTCGAGGCCTCCGGCGCGATCTTCGTCTATGCCACCACCGAGCCCGAAGAGGCGCTGCTGCTGGGCGGCCAGACCGCGACGCTGTGGCAGGGCCGGGTGACGCAGTTCGGCCCGACGCCCGCCGTCTATCGCCAGCCGGTCGATGCGACCACGGCGCGGGTCTTCAGCGATCCGCCGATGAATTTCGTCGGCGCCCGCAAGCAGGGCGATGCCGTCAGCTTCGGCGAAAGCGCGCTGGCCTCGGGCAGTTTCGCCGACCTGGCCGACGGCGCCTATCTGGCCGGGTTCCGCGCCAACCATCTGTCGCTGACCCGGCACGGCCCGGCGGCGGTCGAATTCGCCTGCACGCTCGTCGGGACCGAGATCACCGGCTCGGAAACCTTCGTCCATGTCGAGCACGGCGCCGACCGCTGGGTCGGGCTGGTCGAGGGCGTGCACCTGCTGACCGCCGGCCAGCCGCTTTCGGTCTGGCTGGACCCGGCGCATGTCTACCTGTTCGACGCGTCCGAGCGGCTTGCCGCCCCGGCCGCCTATGCGAGGGCGGCCTGA
- a CDS encoding ABC transporter ATP-binding protein, producing MAQITLKNLAHSYNPHPKSEADYALKEMDHVWQDGGAYALLGSSGCGKTTLLNIISGLLTPSHGRVLFNDRDVTDAPTAERNIAQVFQFPVVYDTMTVRDNLAFPLKNRGKDAAYIKARVDQIARMIGMEAMLSRKAQGLTADAKQKISLGRGMVREDVNAILFDEPLTVIDPQMKWELRTQLKQLHRQFGHTMIYVTHDQTEALTFAQKVVVMYEGRVVQMGTPEELFEKPAHTFVGYFIGSPGMNFLDAEVRGDRALLPGGEVVALGGHYAPAAGRVQIGIRPEHAALVASGGLPLTIRRVEDVGRHRLVRGEVAGRPLNVVMPEGMPVEGLPQVAFAPGKINVYADDWRVAPQGEGAA from the coding sequence ATGGCGCAGATCACGCTCAAGAACCTCGCCCACAGCTACAACCCGCATCCGAAGTCGGAAGCGGATTATGCGCTGAAGGAGATGGACCATGTCTGGCAGGACGGCGGCGCCTATGCGCTGCTGGGCTCGTCGGGCTGCGGCAAGACCACGCTTCTGAACATCATCTCAGGGCTGCTGACCCCCAGCCACGGCCGGGTGCTGTTTAACGACCGCGACGTGACCGACGCGCCGACGGCCGAGCGCAACATCGCCCAGGTGTTCCAGTTTCCGGTGGTCTACGACACCATGACCGTGCGCGACAACCTGGCCTTTCCGCTGAAGAACCGCGGCAAGGACGCCGCCTATATCAAGGCGCGCGTGGACCAGATCGCCCGGATGATCGGCATGGAGGCGATGCTGTCGCGCAAGGCGCAGGGCCTGACCGCCGACGCCAAGCAGAAGATCTCGCTTGGCCGCGGCATGGTGCGCGAGGACGTGAACGCGATCCTGTTCGACGAGCCGCTGACCGTCATCGACCCGCAGATGAAATGGGAACTGCGCACCCAGCTCAAGCAGCTGCACCGGCAGTTCGGCCATACCATGATCTATGTCACCCACGACCAGACCGAGGCGCTGACCTTCGCCCAGAAGGTGGTGGTCATGTATGAGGGCCGCGTGGTGCAGATGGGCACGCCCGAGGAGCTGTTCGAAAAGCCCGCCCATACCTTCGTCGGCTATTTCATCGGCTCGCCCGGGATGAACTTCCTCGATGCCGAGGTGCGGGGCGACCGCGCCCTGCTGCCCGGCGGCGAGGTGGTGGCGCTGGGTGGGCATTACGCCCCCGCCGCCGGCCGGGTGCAGATCGGCATCCGCCCCGAACATGCCGCGCTGGTGGCCAGCGGCGGGCTGCCGTTGACCATCCGCCGCGTCGAGGATGTGGGTCGCCACCGGCTGGTGCGCGGCGAGGTGGCGGGCCGGCCGCTGAACGTGGTCATGCCCGAGGGCATGCCGGTCGAGGGCCTGCCGCAGGTCGCATTCGCGCCGGGCAAGATCAACGTCTATGCCGACGACTGGCGCGTGGCGCCGCAGGGGGAGGGGGCGGCCTGA
- a CDS encoding carbohydrate ABC transporter permease, which translates to MEKTQNNKAWFLVLPVLAVVAFSAVIPLMTVVNYAFNDTFGNNEFFWAGLEWFDEMIHSSRLHGALGRQALFSAIILAIEVPLGIFVALNMPKKGFWSSLVLVLMALPLLIPFNVVGTIWQIFGRTDIGLLGRGLAALGFDYNYTNDPLDAWITVIVMDVWHWTSLVALLCYAGLQSIPQAYYQAAKIDQASRWAVFRYIELPKMKGVLLIAVLLRFMDSFMIYTEPFVVTGGGPGNSTTFLSIDLVKMAVGQFDLGPAAAFSLMYFLVILLVSWVFYTVMTSMDRSQSDIPEAM; encoded by the coding sequence ATGGAAAAGACCCAGAACAACAAGGCCTGGTTCCTGGTCCTGCCGGTGCTGGCCGTCGTCGCCTTCTCGGCGGTGATCCCGCTGATGACGGTGGTGAACTACGCTTTCAACGACACGTTCGGGAACAACGAATTCTTCTGGGCCGGCCTGGAATGGTTCGACGAGATGATCCACTCCTCGCGCCTGCACGGGGCGCTGGGACGACAGGCGCTGTTTTCCGCCATCATCCTGGCGATCGAGGTGCCGCTGGGCATCTTCGTGGCGCTGAACATGCCCAAGAAGGGCTTCTGGTCCAGCCTGGTGCTGGTGCTGATGGCGCTGCCCTTGCTGATCCCCTTCAACGTGGTGGGCACGATCTGGCAGATCTTCGGCCGCACCGATATCGGCCTGCTGGGCCGGGGGCTGGCGGCGCTGGGGTTCGACTATAACTACACCAACGATCCGCTGGACGCCTGGATCACCGTGATCGTCATGGATGTCTGGCACTGGACCAGCCTCGTGGCGCTGCTCTGCTATGCCGGGCTGCAATCCATCCCGCAGGCCTATTACCAGGCCGCCAAGATAGACCAGGCCAGCCGCTGGGCGGTGTTCCGCTATATCGAGCTGCCCAAGATGAAGGGCGTGCTGCTGATCGCCGTGCTGCTGCGCTTCATGGACAGCTTCATGATCTATACCGAGCCCTTCGTCGTCACCGGCGGCGGACCCGGCAACTCGACCACCTTCCTGTCCATCGACCTGGTGAAGATGGCGGTGGGACAGTTCGACTTGGGCCCGGCGGCAGCCTTCAGCCTGATGTATTTCCTGGTCATCCTGCTGGTCAGCTGGGTGTTCTACACCGTGATGACCAGCATGGACCGCAGCCAGTCCGACATCCCGGAGGCCATGTGA
- a CDS encoding carbohydrate ABC transporter permease, whose translation MRVKPSALVMVLYLLFLLIPIYWLVNMSLKTNAEITGTFSLYPHNLTLRNYRVILTDPSWYMGYVNSIIYVVMNTVISIAVALPAAYAFSRYSFMGDKHLFFWLLTNRMSPPAVFALPFFQLYSSVGLFDTHIAVALAHCLFNVPLAVWILEGFMRGVPKEIDETAYIDGYSFPRFFVKIFMPLIASGIGVAAFFCFMFSWVELLLSRTLTSVNAKPIAATMTRTVSASGMDWGVLAAAGVLTIIPGALVIWFVRNYIAKGFALGRV comes from the coding sequence ATGCGCGTCAAACCCTCTGCCCTGGTGATGGTGCTTTACCTGCTGTTCCTGCTGATCCCGATCTACTGGCTGGTCAACATGAGCCTGAAGACCAATGCCGAGATCACCGGCACCTTCAGCCTTTATCCGCACAACCTTACGCTGCGGAACTACCGGGTGATCCTGACTGATCCCAGCTGGTATATGGGTTACGTGAACTCCATCATCTATGTGGTTATGAACACGGTGATTTCCATCGCCGTGGCGCTGCCGGCCGCCTATGCCTTCAGCCGCTACAGCTTCATGGGCGACAAGCACCTGTTCTTCTGGCTCTTGACCAACCGCATGTCGCCGCCGGCGGTCTTCGCGCTGCCCTTCTTCCAGCTTTATTCCTCGGTCGGGCTGTTCGACACCCATATCGCGGTGGCGCTGGCGCATTGCCTGTTCAACGTGCCGCTGGCGGTCTGGATCCTCGAGGGCTTCATGCGCGGCGTCCCAAAGGAGATCGACGAGACCGCCTATATCGACGGCTACAGCTTCCCGCGCTTCTTCGTGAAGATCTTCATGCCGCTGATCGCCAGCGGGATCGGGGTCGCCGCCTTCTTCTGCTTCATGTTCAGCTGGGTCGAGCTGCTGCTTTCGCGCACCCTGACCTCGGTGAACGCCAAGCCCATCGCGGCGACGATGACGCGCACGGTTTCCGCCAGCGGCATGGATTGGGGCGTGCTGGCGGCGGCGGGGGTGCTGACCATCATACCCGGTGCGCTGGTGATCTGGTTTGTCCGCAACTACATCGCCAAGGGCTTCGCCCTGGGGAGGGTCTGA
- a CDS encoding DUF2160 domain-containing protein, whose amino-acid sequence MSDAAIPTHKRKAWPAIYAGAAILMGAILALLVWATPAEDGARDWTAPMVPGGWMAWTFPVALFFWVIASLLVLFTILAIRFPETPRRGTLRIETTRGDRLFISLLGSAFICLGWLFFAGPPLWWGLALCLVYAAAVFRWV is encoded by the coding sequence ATGTCCGACGCCGCCATCCCGACGCACAAGCGCAAGGCCTGGCCCGCCATCTATGCCGGGGCCGCCATCCTGATGGGCGCCATCCTGGCCCTGCTGGTCTGGGCCACGCCGGCCGAGGACGGCGCCAGGGACTGGACCGCGCCGATGGTCCCCGGCGGCTGGATGGCCTGGACCTTTCCGGTGGCGCTGTTCTTCTGGGTGATCGCCAGCCTGCTGGTTCTGTTCACCATCCTCGCCATCCGGTTTCCCGAAACCCCGCGCCGCGGCACCCTGCGCATCGAGACGACGCGCGGCGACCGGCTGTTCATCTCGCTTCTCGGCTCGGCCTTCATCTGCCTGGGCTGGCTGTTCTTCGCAGGCCCGCCGCTGTGGTGGGGGCTTGCGCTCTGCCTCGTCTATGCCGCGGCGGTGTTCCGCTGGGTCTGA
- a CDS encoding ABC transporter substrate-binding protein — MRPMQRTTAMALALMVMGAPAWADMEAAKRFLDAEIGDLSSLSREDQEKEMQWFIDAAQPLAGMEIKVVSETITTHEYEAKVLAPAFTAITGIKVTHDLIGEGDVVEKLQTQMQTGENIYDAYVNDSDLIGTHWRYQQARSLTKWMEEEGKDFTSPTLDLDDFIGLEFTTAPDGDLYQLPDQQFANLYWFRYDWFSDAKTQEDFKAEYGYDLGVPVNWSAYEDIAAFFTGRDMSYIEGGPTRAWGNMDYGKKDPSLGWRYTDAWMSMAGMGDKGEPNGLPVDEWGIRVDENSRPVGSCVARGGATNDAAAVYAVTKAIDWLKNYTPPEAMGMTFGEAGPVPARGDIAQQMFWYTAFTADMVKPGTPVMNEDGTPKWRMAPSPHGAYWSEGTKIGYQDVGSWTLMKSTPVDRAQAAWLYAQFVTSKTVDVKKSHVGLTFIRESTIQDQSFTERAPQLGGLVEFYRSPARVQWSPTGTNIPDYPKLAQLWWQNIGDALSGAKTPQEALDSLCAEQERVLARLERSGVQGDLGPQLNEEKDPQEWLDAEGSPVGPLENEKPQGETISYDELIKSWQ, encoded by the coding sequence ATGAGACCGATGCAAAGGACCACGGCCATGGCGCTTGCGCTGATGGTCATGGGGGCGCCCGCCTGGGCGGATATGGAGGCGGCGAAGAGGTTTCTCGACGCCGAGATCGGCGACCTCTCCTCGCTCTCGCGCGAGGACCAGGAGAAGGAGATGCAGTGGTTCATCGACGCCGCGCAGCCGCTGGCGGGGATGGAGATCAAGGTGGTCTCGGAAACCATCACCACGCATGAATACGAGGCCAAGGTGCTGGCCCCGGCCTTCACCGCCATCACCGGCATCAAGGTCACCCACGACCTGATCGGCGAGGGCGACGTGGTCGAGAAACTGCAGACCCAGATGCAGACCGGCGAGAACATCTATGACGCCTATGTCAACGACAGCGACCTGATCGGCACGCATTGGCGCTATCAGCAGGCCCGCAGCCTGACCAAGTGGATGGAGGAGGAGGGCAAGGACTTCACCAGCCCGACGCTGGACCTCGACGATTTCATCGGGCTGGAGTTCACCACCGCGCCGGACGGCGATCTTTACCAACTGCCCGACCAGCAGTTCGCCAACCTCTACTGGTTCCGCTACGACTGGTTCAGCGACGCCAAGACGCAAGAGGATTTCAAGGCCGAATACGGCTACGACCTCGGCGTGCCGGTCAACTGGTCGGCCTATGAGGATATCGCCGCATTCTTCACCGGCCGCGACATGTCCTATATCGAGGGCGGCCCCACCAGAGCCTGGGGCAACATGGACTACGGCAAGAAGGACCCGTCCCTGGGCTGGCGCTATACCGATGCCTGGATGTCCATGGCCGGCATGGGCGACAAGGGCGAGCCGAACGGCCTGCCGGTCGACGAATGGGGCATCCGCGTCGACGAGAACTCGCGTCCCGTGGGCTCCTGCGTGGCGCGCGGCGGCGCGACCAATGACGCGGCGGCGGTCTATGCCGTGACCAAGGCCATCGACTGGCTCAAGAACTACACCCCGCCCGAGGCCATGGGCATGACCTTCGGCGAGGCCGGCCCCGTCCCGGCGCGCGGCGACATCGCCCAGCAGATGTTCTGGTACACCGCCTTCACCGCCGATATGGTCAAGCCCGGCACGCCGGTGATGAACGAGGACGGCACGCCGAAATGGCGCATGGCGCCCAGCCCGCACGGCGCCTATTGGTCCGAGGGCACCAAGATCGGCTATCAGGACGTGGGCTCCTGGACGCTGATGAAATCGACGCCGGTGGATCGCGCGCAGGCCGCATGGCTCTATGCGCAATTCGTGACCTCGAAAACCGTAGATGTGAAGAAATCCCATGTCGGGCTGACCTTCATCCGCGAGTCCACGATCCAGGACCAGTCCTTCACCGAGCGCGCGCCGCAGCTTGGCGGGCTTGTCGAGTTCTACCGCTCCCCCGCCCGCGTGCAATGGTCGCCGACCGGGACCAACATCCCGGACTATCCCAAGCTCGCGCAGCTCTGGTGGCAGAACATCGGCGACGCGCTTTCCGGCGCCAAGACCCCGCAGGAGGCGCTGGATTCGCTCTGCGCCGAGCAGGAGCGGGTTCTGGCCCGGCTGGAGCGGTCCGGCGTGCAGGGCGACCTGGGCCCCCAGCTGAACGAGGAAAAGGACCCGCAGGAATGGCTGGACGCCGAGGGTTCTCCCGTCGGACCGCTGGAGAACGAAAAGCCGCAAGGCGAGACGATCTCCTATGACGAGCTGATCAAGTCCTGGCAGTGA
- the glpK gene encoding glycerol kinase GlpK produces the protein MTHILAIDQGTTSSRAVIFDTGLNPVAAAQREFPQHFPSSGWVEHDASDLWVSVAGVARAAVEKAGLHAGDIAAIGITNQRETTLLWDRRTGRPLHRAIVWQDRRTAALCDRLRAEGHEPMIAARTGLLLDPYFSGSKLKWLLDNIDGARTRARRGELAFGTVDSWLIWNLTGGRTHATDATNAARTLLYNIAENRWDEDICALFDIPMALLPEVRDCAADFGMARADLFGREIPILGVAGDQQAATVGQACFAPGMMKATYGTGCFALLNTGEEMVASKNRLLTTIAYRLGGRTSYALEGSIFVAGAVVQWLRDGLGIIRSAAETQGLAEAADPGQELVLVPAFTGLGAPYWRPDCRGAVFGLTRNSGPAELARAALESVGFQTRDLWEAMRADWPGAAAGVLRVDGGMAASDWTMRFLADILGAPVDRPRVTETTALGAGYLAGLQAGLCPPPEDFARAWALERRFEPAMAEGEREARYARWKSAVEATMGAA, from the coding sequence ATGACCCACATCCTTGCCATCGACCAGGGCACGACCTCGTCGCGCGCCGTCATCTTCGACACCGGGCTGAACCCCGTCGCCGCGGCGCAAAGGGAATTCCCGCAGCATTTCCCGTCTTCCGGCTGGGTCGAGCACGATGCTTCGGATCTTTGGGTCAGCGTTGCGGGGGTTGCCCGCGCGGCGGTGGAGAAGGCCGGGCTGCATGCCGGCGACATCGCCGCCATCGGCATCACCAACCAGCGCGAGACCACGCTCCTCTGGGACCGCAGGACCGGCCGGCCGCTGCACCGCGCCATCGTCTGGCAGGACCGCCGCACCGCCGCCCTTTGCGACCGGCTCAGGGCCGAGGGGCACGAGCCGATGATCGCCGCCCGCACCGGGCTGCTGCTCGACCCGTATTTCTCGGGCTCGAAGCTGAAATGGCTGCTCGACAATATCGACGGCGCCCGCACCCGCGCCCGGCGCGGCGAGCTCGCCTTCGGCACCGTCGACAGCTGGCTGATCTGGAACCTGACCGGGGGCCGCACCCATGCCACCGACGCCACCAATGCCGCCCGCACCCTGCTTTACAACATCGCCGAGAACCGCTGGGACGAGGATATCTGCGCGCTTTTCGACATCCCCATGGCCTTGCTGCCCGAGGTGCGCGACTGCGCCGCCGATTTCGGCATGGCGCGGGCCGACCTGTTCGGGCGCGAGATCCCGATCCTGGGCGTCGCCGGCGACCAGCAGGCGGCGACGGTGGGCCAGGCCTGTTTCGCGCCCGGGATGATGAAAGCGACCTATGGCACCGGCTGCTTCGCGCTGCTGAACACCGGGGAGGAGATGGTGGCCTCGAAGAACCGGCTGCTGACCACCATCGCCTACCGGCTGGGGGGCCGGACGAGCTATGCGCTGGAGGGCTCGATCTTCGTGGCCGGGGCGGTGGTGCAATGGCTGCGCGACGGGCTGGGGATCATCCGTTCGGCGGCCGAGACGCAGGGTCTGGCCGAGGCGGCGGATCCGGGGCAGGAGCTGGTCCTGGTGCCGGCCTTCACCGGGCTGGGGGCGCCCTATTGGCGGCCGGACTGCCGGGGCGCGGTGTTCGGGCTGACGCGGAACTCGGGCCCGGCGGAGCTGGCGCGGGCGGCGCTGGAGAGCGTGGGCTTCCAGACCCGCGACCTGTGGGAGGCGATGCGGGCGGACTGGCCGGGCGCGGCTGCGGGGGTGCTGCGGGTGGATGGCGGCATGGCGGCGAGCGACTGGACCATGCGGTTCCTGGCCGACATCCTGGGCGCGCCGGTGGACCGTCCGCGGGTGACCGAGACGACGGCGCTTGGCGCGGGCTATCTGGCGGGGCTGCAGGCGGGTCTGTGCCCGCCGCCCGAGGATTTCGCCCGCGCCTGGGCCTTGGAGCGCCGCTTCGAGCCCGCCATGGCCGAGGGCGAGCGCGAGGCCCGATACGCAAGGTGGAAAAGCGCCGTGGAAGCGACGATGGGGGCGGCATGA
- a CDS encoding PLP-dependent aminotransferase family protein: protein MRPAFAPWLSCSNDVTSVFLAAGQVPDLVNLAGGLPEPSVWPVEELADLAAEAIRNHPDETLGYGPIPGLPALRDLIAARFSTEALRLSRENVLITTGGMQALELTGKVLLQPGGLVAAQSPAYLGALDAWMPHAPRYRAMRIESNGFDPHAALAGAQFAYTVPNFSNPSGRLVALPERQALVAAAHATGTWLIEDDPYGALYYEGEPLPRLLDLSGAERPGPYDGPVVYMGSLSKELVPGLRIGWVIAAPEMIAALATAKQGSDMCTSGLSQMLALRALQAGMTDRIRPEVLAIYRARRDALCAAMQQHLAGDLDWQVPVGGMFVWATARDPRLDTDRLLHHAMAEGVCISPSSVFDPEGLDRRSLRINFTLNPPERLEEGCRRLARAIRAALAEPG, encoded by the coding sequence ATGCGCCCCGCTTTTGCCCCCTGGCTGTCTTGCAGCAACGATGTGACCTCGGTCTTTCTGGCGGCGGGACAGGTGCCCGATCTGGTCAACCTTGCCGGCGGCCTGCCCGAGCCCTCGGTCTGGCCGGTCGAGGAACTGGCCGATCTTGCCGCCGAGGCGATCCGCAACCACCCCGACGAGACGCTGGGCTATGGTCCGATCCCCGGCCTGCCGGCGCTGCGCGACCTGATCGCCGCCCGCTTCTCGACCGAGGCGCTGCGGCTTTCGCGCGAGAACGTGCTGATCACCACCGGCGGCATGCAGGCGCTGGAACTGACGGGCAAGGTGCTGTTGCAGCCGGGCGGGCTGGTCGCGGCGCAAAGCCCGGCCTATCTGGGGGCCCTCGACGCCTGGATGCCGCATGCGCCGCGTTACCGGGCCATGCGGATCGAGAGCAATGGTTTCGACCCCCATGCCGCGCTGGCGGGGGCGCAATTCGCCTATACGGTGCCGAATTTCTCGAATCCCAGCGGCCGGCTGGTGGCCCTGCCCGAGCGGCAGGCGCTGGTCGCCGCTGCCCATGCCACCGGCACCTGGCTGATCGAGGACGACCCTTATGGCGCGCTTTACTATGAGGGCGAGCCCCTGCCCCGGCTGCTCGACCTGTCGGGGGCCGAGCGGCCCGGGCCCTATGACGGCCCGGTGGTCTATATGGGGTCGCTCTCCAAGGAACTGGTGCCGGGGCTGCGCATCGGCTGGGTGATCGCCGCGCCCGAGATGATCGCGGCGCTGGCCACCGCCAAGCAGGGCTCGGACATGTGCACCAGCGGGCTGTCGCAAATGCTGGCGCTGCGGGCGTTGCAGGCGGGCATGACCGACCGCATCCGTCCCGAGGTGCTGGCGATCTATCGCGCCCGGCGCGACGCGCTTTGCGCCGCGATGCAGCAGCATCTGGCCGGGGACCTGGACTGGCAGGTGCCGGTTGGCGGCATGTTCGTCTGGGCGACGGCGCGCGATCCGCGGCTGGATACCGACCGGCTGCTGCATCATGCGATGGCCGAGGGGGTGTGCATCTCGCCCTCCAGCGTCTTCGACCCCGAGGGGCTTGACCGCCGCTCGCTGCGGATCAACTTCACCCTGAACCCGCCCGAGCGGCTGGAGGAGGGCTGTCGGCGGCTTGCCCGCGCCATCCGCGCCGCACTGGCCGAGCCGGGCTGA